The Fusarium poae strain DAOMC 252244 chromosome 2, whole genome shotgun sequence nucleotide sequence CAACCGCTCATTTCATTTAATCAATTAATAATCCGAAAACCCTTTTACATGTTATCCCGTGTGCTGGTGCCAGCCTTGTGAGTCTCCTCGGCCGCCTTCTTGGTTCGCTCCTGAAGGTTCTTGATGTCCTTCTGAGGATCGGTTTGCGATCGGTCAGCCTTGACGGCCTCCTCGCTGTCAGAGGCGAGCTCAGGCTTCCAGTGGCCGCTGCCctccttctgcttcttgagggAGTCCTGCTTGTGCTTCTCGTAGTCGACGTCGGTTTCTGCAAGTGGTGTAAGAAAGAGTTTTTATCCATGGGAGACGGAAACTTACGAGTTGAAGACTCCTTGAGACCGAGGCGTGTTGATGTGGTGAAGAATCCTCGTCCAAGGATCATCTTGCTAGCCTGCGCAGAGCGCATAGTCATCATGGATCGAGCAGACATCATATTGGCGGTTGTTATTGGAGAGGTGAAGTAATTATTTCGAAGGATTAGATGAATTGATGAaaaagagagggagaaaCAGCTGCAGAGGAGAAGAGCTTAATACTGCTCCCCTCGGGTATGAGTGTCGACCATTTGCGGGAGAATGACGTCACGAGCATCATCAACTTTACGCCTTCTCTTTTAttcctcttctccttgaAATGAAGATGGACTCGATGCGTCAATTCTCCACTACAGCCCATGCTACCCCAATTTGGATGCCTATGTATGGACCTTTACCGAGGAAGCAAGGTACAAACGGATCCAGGGGGACCCAATTGAGTAGCCGTGGTTGATAATATGGGATGTTTGCTGTGAACCACTACCTTATGTTTGTGATGTGGGGTTGAGGTTGAACGAACTGCAAGCAAATTGTATCTCATATATCACAAATTGGATTTTTTTCATTACGCCATGTGTAGAGAACGATGTCAAGTCAATGTTTATTTGGCATGAGTGGCCGACTGAGTTCAATTGGAGGATAACTCACATACGCCTACTATGGGGGGTGACCATATAGCACGTCATTACCTTGCATAGCTAATCCCTCATAGAAAACAAGACTACATCACTCAGCACATATCACATGGCGGATTGAAACTTAAAAGTTATTGAACATTCGTATATTCTCGTCTCGCAGCGATGAAGCCGCGTTGTCACAACCAGACAGCGCCGATACCCAGTTAACAATAGCCACGCAAATGCAGTCAACCGCTGCAATGCAAAACCAGGCTCGAGGGCCTCCCGTATTCCCAATAACCTCTTTGTATCTGATCATGACATATGTGTCCCAGGCCCCCAACACTCCAGATGCTAGCCAAGGCGAGAAGAAATATTTGTAAAAGAAGCCCGTCCAACCAGGACAAGGGCGAACCAAACAACGCTCCAAAGTATAAACTACTCCGGTCCCAAAAACAAGGTAGGCCAGCGCTGGTGCTGAAAGCCCAATCCATGAGcaagaaaacaaaaagagGACAAATATATAGGGCGTCCCATGATACAAAGAAAACGAAGGGACAAAGGTGGTTCCTTTTCAATTCCCGTTCATTGCAGCAACGGGACAACACCAGAAATTCGACCAACTCCCCGTAATTTCCCAGATTCCATCCCGATTAGGGATCCCAATACTCGCAAAACACCGTTCGTCTCAATCCTGATCACCGCCCAAAGATATTTCCAAGATGCGACCGATCAAATAACACCGGTAAAGACCCCGCTTGCGAAAAAGCACTCCCTTCTATGttgttctttttctcttgttGACTTCATAACCCATGACCGCGATGAGAGAAGACATTTTGGTATGAATGGTAGGCCAACCCACGCCAGACCATGTAAAAAGTGAAAACAATTGATGCCAAGATATTCCGATACTTGTGCCGCCGAACACCGATGCAATGTCGTCTtaaaaaagcaaagaaacgCCCGTTCGTGTCTTAAAGCCTCATCTTGAGAGGCGGACACCCAAACCTAGGTATTTGATTTGTTGCAAAAATAACAAAGTAACCAAGCCGAAAATGGTATCGATCTTTATCAAGCCGTGCTAGTAATATCCTCATTAACTTGTTGGTTAGAACAAGACATGTCGATTAGGGATGTTTGTACAGGTGAGATAGGTTTGGAGGGTAAATGTAATGGTTGTCGAAAGATGTTGTAGCCAACAATGTGAGCAGTCGCATCAAGCGAATACTCCGCAAAAAGCTCTTGAGGTAACCAGCCCAAATGATAAGATGATGCCAAGATCAAGTCTTGATCGGTCGATATGCCCGCCAAGATGAAACAGCTGCCAAGAACGAACGGTTGTGTTTACAATTCAAAGCGCATCGCCGGTGGTGCGACACACCAGTCGCCCCATACGATATGTATGGAGAGCGACTGCGTGCGGCTTACCATCGGCGAAGAGACTGTTGCATCCTGCCAGGCGATACTGACTGGGGAGGGCTTGACATGGTGATGCCAGTAGCAGGGTTGATGATGGGGATGGCATTGCGGCCGCGGGTGGCGGAGGGCTGGTGAAGCTTCATGCTTGGCTGATGCTGGTAAGAGGGAGGGATGAAAGCGGGGGATGTTGAGTTGAGAGAGAAGCCAGGAGCAACAGTGTTGGGGTGTTGCGTGGGAGAAGAGTCGGGAGAGTTGCTGGCTAGTGAGGAACGCTCGGACGCGCTGGAGATAGACACGTACTGCGGACAACAGGTCAGATGGATGCGTTGTGGAAGACAACAGCGGGACAACTCACGTCGTTCTCAGTCAACAGACCGGGGCAGAACTCCATATCGTCCTCAAGATCAAAAGATCGGCTAGTCTCAAACTTGGTTCGGAAAGAGGTGATGGCAGCAGCCTCGGGATCCTTCAAGTTCATGTTACGGGGACCAGATCGGAACTGGCGCTGGACTTGTTGAGACATGGAGAGACGAGGAGCTCTGCGATTTCGGCCGGCATGGTGGTTGTGCGACATGGGAGCGGGGTGCACTGGGTGAGCGTTGTATGTATAGTATGCAGACATTATGTGAGTTTGGGCGAAAGTCGCGTTGTTGTGATTCCGGAATTGGTGCGGGATTAATCAGTTGGGCGATAAAAACACAATCAAGAAATGAATTGTTGAATAGTCGTCGTTAATAATCGTGATAGACAAATCCGAAAAAATTCGCAGACAAGATAGGAGACGTGAGGTTATGTGATGAGTTGTAATGTAGAAGGAAGCAAGTTTGTTGGTTGATGTAGGTTTTTGGTTACAAGAGATGAATTGTGGGAAATAGAGTGGGAGCGAAGCGAGACGAGGTACACAAGAGGAGGGGCGGAGTGAGATTGGAAGGTGACGGACTGGCTTTGATAAGTAAAATAGAATTCGAAGGGGACAGGCGGGATACCTACAGTTTAGTGACTGCACACCGGGGACGGCGGGCATTGGCTCTTGTTGGTTGGGGACACTGTGAGCCCACTAAGATCCACCAGACCCCCACTAAAGTCCACATGAAGCGCCTGCAGAACAAGGAGATGAGGGTGGGACCATGTCCTGGCAAATCACGACCTGCAAACGGTGGACAGGCTTGCTTTGCCACCTTGTTATGATTGGCATATGAGTTGAATAGCGTGTGCCACAGTGTAATCTTGGTGGCATGCTACTAGCTCACCCTTGTCTCTCAGGGTAGGGATGTTTAGGAAAAGCACACAGTTTGCGTCTCTCTTGTCAAGCACAGTACCACCGGCGTGTTCAGAAAGCTAGACAACACACGCATTTGCTAGGGGGCTGAGTGCACGCTACTTGTCCTATTCTGGGCTTGTCTGCACACCAGGCGGTATCCGAAACTCAGCGTCTATCCTACAAGGGTGTGACCTACTGCACTCACACTCACCAAGCCCAGTGCTAGATTGAAGATTGAATGTCGGATCGGCTTTCTCGGGGTTCCCCATTCCAACCTTCATCACTTGACTGCTCTCAGCTTTGTCCCAAACATGCTCAGATTGTGAGACTTCAAGGCCTGTTGATTTTTACTGTACAGCACTGTACACAAGACGCAAGCTAGGTTAGTCTGTCGGTCCAGGGGTGCGCATTGTTCATCAGGTGAGTGACGGAATCTGGCCTACCCATACAGATACCAAAACACACAGTGAGAATCCTCCACTTGGAGTCCCAGTCGCAGTCTCAGTCTCAGGCACCATCTCGACCGCGTGCCTCTCCCACTCTCCCACTGCAATTCCCCTGTGCTAGCGCAGGCAAACCCCTTTCTGAACCGTCCCCTTCAGGGCTCTCGCAATCGTGAGATTAGGCGCTATACCCTGATGCAGCATGCTAATTTTGTCAATTGATTGGATTGCGCGCGCCTGTCCGTTTGTTGACATGCTGAGATTGTTATTATCCACTACCTTGGTCCTTCGCGCTTCGTCTATACGGAATTAATTGACTGTTGTTTCTCATCTGCGACAGACGTTGAGCCCCGCAGTTGCAATCAATCTTTCATTAATATCGCGGCGTACATATCTGATATGGTGTATTGACGAGGACCAGGCACGGTATCATCAGGTACTGAATATCTTGTCTCGCCGAACGGGGCCTGTCTATTAGGCGATTTGAGGTGCAGTCAAGTCAAGTGCTTGCAGTTCGATGCAGCGCACTGCCGAAGCAGCCCCCCAGTCAaaatcgcatcgcatcgtcCATTGCGGGACGGGAGGGAAGGGAGGGACGAGCGGAAAGGCAAGGCGTCGTGCAGTTCTGCACTGTAAAGGCATCGGGGGGCGGCGGTGGATTGGTGGTAAGTACGGATAGGCGGTGATGGGTTGACCAGCACGGTACCTTTCGGGGCAGTGAGCTCTAAGGTCCAGAAGAGCACTGTGCATGACCGTCAAAGAAGCCATTCCCGACCACCAGCGCCATATGAGGGAGGGTTGGTATCAGGCATGACTGGGCAGCCTCAAGACCCTGTCTTGCGCTGTCCTTGGTGGCCTGGGTCTGGACATGGATCCTTGGTCCGTTGGAAACGTGGCGGACTGGGCTGGACAAAGGTTTGGCACTGTGCTATTCTGTCATGGCCCCTCCAGTCTGCAGATCGCATCCCCTTccctttgttgttgtttttatGCCCTGGTCAGAGGTCGAATGAGATGTTGTTGACAATCAACACACTGTTTCGCCAGTGGTCGAACCATTATCGAAGCGGCTTTCAGGGTTCTTTGGTGCTAAAATCAATGTCGCCACAAGAGGCAAACTGGTTGATAGAAAGATCATCATTCTCTGGCTTCTGGAAGTCTTATGTGACGTGAGTGCCATGATGCTGATCATCGCCATGCTGTAGGGTAGTGATCCAAGGCATGTCAAAGCCCAGACCATATCTTCATCAGCAACCCTGATCAAGATGAGAGAATGAGGTTGACGAACCTAGAAATGGAACCAAAACACAGTGGCGTTGTCCTTCAAGGTCAAAGGTAACATCACCCACACACACCTAAAATACGCCAGCCCAACCCCAAACCCAACCCACGATTCCAGTCCAAATTCAGTTGCACTACATGCATCGCAAGCTCTTTGtgtgcactgcactgcatcCACCCTGTACTGTAAAGTCGCTCTGCCCGAAAGTCTTTCTTGGCGAGACAACTCTTTGTAAACTGTGACACGGCGGTTGCAACGTCTTTGCGGGCGCCCATCAAAACAGAGATTCAACAAAGATCAATGTCTTTAATGTGCACGATGTCCAACGGGTGAGAGTGTTTCGTGTGTTAGAGAATATATCATCAGTGATCGTCGTTGAGTGGTGAGCGCTGACGATAACGATAAACAAGTGACGACGGCGGCAAAATATGCAGCTTGGTAGTTATGATTGTCGGTGTTTTAATGCAGCTTCTAAGGATTTTGTTGATGCATATCGTCAATCGTTTCATATGCTGAGAGGTCCGCTTTGCCGCCAGCCTCATCTTATCTCTCTGCATGTTCAGAGTGCAACACACCAATCCACTACTCAACTGTAACCTGTTTAGAACATTCTTTTGGTGGTCTTTGATACTGCCTCCTCTGGTGTAACCCAATCCAACATTTGTTCAGTTCGCATCTAGACCAGATCGTCGTTCATCTTTATCAAACAAGCAACCACCTTGATCCTGCCCTGTCCTGCCCTGCCCTGCCCTACCCTGTTCACTAACCTGGCTGGTCAGGTctgctttgcttttgctcTGTCTCAACGTCAAAGCGTCCCATCATCAGGGCTGCCGGGCTGTCTCGATTTACCACTAAGTTATCGTACCGGACCACGCCACGAGAAACCCTCGAGGTTGTGTCATTTGCCAGGACATCATTGTGGGGACGATGCTGCGCTATCTACACCTATTTTGGGCTGGTTG carries:
- a CDS encoding hypothetical protein (BUSCO:57632at5125) codes for the protein MSAYYTYNAHPVHPAPMSHNHHAGRNRRAPRLSMSQQVQRQFRSGPRNMNLKDPEAAAITSFRTKFETSRSFDLEDDMEFCPGLLTENDYVSISSASERSSLASNSPDSSPTQHPNTVAPGFSLNSTSPAFIPPSYQHQPSMKLHQPSATRGRNAIPIINPATGITMSSPPQSVSPGRMQQSLRRW